The nucleotide sequence GAAGGCAATATGAAGTTTAAAGCGCTGGCGGTCGTAGCAGACACACCGGGTCCATGTTCCCCATGCGGAGCTTGTCGACAAGTAATGAGTGAATTTTGTGCTCCGGATATGCCCGTCTACTTAACAAATATGAATGGTGACGTTCAACAAACAACAGTAGGTGAGCTGATCCCGGGTGCATTTAATACGGAGGATATGAAAAATGCAGGAAAATAAAGGATACAAATCGGGCTTCGTCTCGATTGTAGGTCGTCCTAATGTGGGCAAATCAACATTTTTAAACCGAGTGATCGGTCAGAAAATTGCGATTATGTCTGACAAACCACAAACGACACGTAATAAAGTACAAGGTGTTTTAACACAACCAAACTCTCAAACGATTTTCATCGATACACCGGGTATTCATAAGCCGAAACATAAATTAGGCGAATTTATGCTGAAAACTTCACGCAACGCATTGCGCGAAGTCGATGTAATCATGTTTATGGTTAACGCTGAACAAGCGATCGGCAAAGGTGACGAATTCATCATCGAGTTGTTGCAAGGTAATCAAACACCGGTATTTTTAATCATTAATAAAATCGATTTAGTACATCCGGATGAACTGGTAAAGATCATTGATTCGTATAAAGATAAGTTCGACTTTGCGGAAATTATTCCAATTTCAGCATTACAAGGCAACAACGTAGAAAACTTATTAACAACAATCGAAAAGTATTTACCTGAGGGGCCTCAATATTACCCGGCAGATCAAGTAACGGACCACCCGGAACGCTTCATTATTTCTGAATTAATCCGTGAAAAAGTATTGCACTTAACACGTGAAGAAATTCCTCATTCCATTGCGGTTGTTATTGAGCGAATTAAGCCACATGAAGAAAAAGAGAACATGATTCATGTTCAGGCGACTATCATGGTAGAACGCGATTCACAAAAAGGAATTGTTATCGGTAAACGCGGCGCCCTTTTAAAAGAAGTCGGCTCTCGTGCCCGCCAGGATATTGAAATGCTATTAGGTTC is from Solibacillus isronensis and encodes:
- a CDS encoding cytidine deaminase, translating into MNMEQLMEQSKIAREFAYVPYSKFKVGAALLAEDGTVYNGCNIENAGYSMTNCAERTAFFKAVSEGNMKFKALAVVADTPGPCSPCGACRQVMSEFCAPDMPVYLTNMNGDVQQTTVGELIPGAFNTEDMKNAGK
- the era gene encoding GTPase Era produces the protein MQENKGYKSGFVSIVGRPNVGKSTFLNRVIGQKIAIMSDKPQTTRNKVQGVLTQPNSQTIFIDTPGIHKPKHKLGEFMLKTSRNALREVDVIMFMVNAEQAIGKGDEFIIELLQGNQTPVFLIINKIDLVHPDELVKIIDSYKDKFDFAEIIPISALQGNNVENLLTTIEKYLPEGPQYYPADQVTDHPERFIISELIREKVLHLTREEIPHSIAVVIERIKPHEEKENMIHVQATIMVERDSQKGIVIGKRGALLKEVGSRARQDIEMLLGSKVYLELWVKVQKDWRNKQTHLRDFGFREDEY